The window CGAGCCGTCCCGTGCCGACCGCTCTTGGTAAAATTGGCACGTTATCCTCTCCTTCCTCTGCTTCATCGTTCCCAAATCCCTAATCCACTTCCGCTCTCTCCGACCTCCAAACCCTAATTAACCTCTTCTTCCATGGCGTACCGGCCGCTCGAAATCACTCTGATCTCCGCCAAGGGCCTCAAGGATGTCAACCTCATCACCAAGATGGCCGTTTACGCTATCGTCTCCCTCTCCTCTGACTCACGCGCGCGGCTGCGCACTCCGCCGGACCGCGAGGGCGGCCGCCACCCCACCTGGAACTCCACTCTCCGCTTCACCGTCCCCGCCGACGCCGATCTCGCCCGCACGGACTTCTTCCGCATCCTCCTGCGCACCGAGCGCGCCCTCGGCGACCGCGACGTCGGCGAGGTCCGCGTCCCTCTCTCGGAGCTGCTCTCGGGCGCTGGCGACGGCCCGCGGCCAGTCCAGTTTCTCAGCTACCAGGTCCGGAAGACGACCTCCGGAAAACCCAAGGGCGTTCTCAACTTCTCCTATAAGCTCGGCGAGCGCATCGGGGCGCCGGCGGCCCCCGCACCGCCGACCGGATATCCACCGCAGACCACCACCTATCCGCATCCTCCTCAGCCCGCACCGAAGGCTGATGAGCCCGTGATGGCGTACCCTGTAGGGACGAGCTACGGAGCGTATCCGCCCCCGTATCCACCGCCCGTGGGGTACCAGCAGCCGCATCCGTACGGGCAGCAGCGGCCGTACGGGCAACCGCCGGCGGGGTACGGGTATGGGACGGCGCAGCCTCAACCGCCGAGGAAGAACAGGATGGGGTTGGGATTGGGGGCGGGGTTGCTTGGAGGCGCACTCGGAGGGCTTCTGATCGGAGACATGGTCTCCGATGCTGCGGCCTACGACACCGGCTACGACGCGGGATTTGACGACGGCGGTAGCTTTGATTTCTAGAACTGTCTGCTGCGATGTTTCTTTCTACGCTTTATTAGCAGACGTCCAGCGGCTGCAGAAATATCTGTGAAAATTATAATTATGTTGTTTCTATATTGtaaattttattatgcatgcaGTTTTCTTTAGGGgtaattattaaaatctttcctttttatatgaaataaatattttattaggaagaaataaaataagaattttagttctagataaaggtactctaataacaaaataaaatttttaaagtgaagTTTGTTGCTAATTAAAATTTGGAAGTTCTTAAAAGAGATAGTAAATGTTAGAGGGGTCTTGCAgccttaataaaaaataaatacattGCTCAAAAAAACATTTCCAAAATCTGATCTTAATTAATGTaagaacaagaagaaaaaaattatttaaagcatTTGTGCGGCAACTTTTCCTTCCATGATTAAAGGCAATAAGTTCTGTTTTGAACATAAATAtataatatctctaaaatttagattaaattcttaattttattaaattttaaaaattatttttaattatacatTACATtatctattttaaattttttattatcttgtaTTTTTTGTATTGCTTTCTTCTCTCACTTTATAtaatatctattttttattattcaatttgtttcctttatttatttctctctttaaaattaaataatattttaatatttcacAAATGAATTTCATTCCTGGATAGAAGTATTCATGTTCAAGTAAAGGGTagctaatataaaatattttttatttaaaatataagatttaagataaattttatgGCTTGGGAAGTTGACGCGGATGCAGTAGATATTTTTAAACTGTGTATCTCTATATTAATAAATGCCAACTTTTATTAAAGGAtgcattatatttttatatttattaaagaaGGTATttcctttaatattttttttattaaaaataaaagtacATATATAAAAAATTCATCCACAGTAGGATCGGTTTTACGATGTGTCTATCAGGTGACTTACATGTGGCTCAGTCTCACCCTCAACCGCTCGATTTGATCATGCGACATCCCTAGCCGTTTGACTAGGGCGGCCATGGGGTCTGACTACGTGTCCAAACTATCGCATGGCCAGATTGAATGATGAAGTTGTTTCACTCGTTCCCAATAAGGATGACGAATTgtaaagtgattttttttttttaatatatcatTCCTGTTCGAAAATGACGAAGACAATTGTGTGGGCATGTGACTCGGTAGTTGAtctcatgaaaattttattttactccGTAAAATTAAGAATGTTAATGTCGGATTAGAGGAGGAGTCCTAGTGTTAACCCTCAGTAATAATAGGAACTCAAGCACAAATAACTTATATCTCTATCGATGTATGAACTTCCCTTTATATAGTGCTTTAGTAGTAGACGTTCATGCTTCTCAAGGCGCATATAAGTTTTACCAACTGTCATATGAAAAGACATATCataaaagtgtctctgacaccattCCTTAATAGGGTGTGTAAATCTCTGATATGATAGTAGAAAATTTCGTCATGCAATTATCTATAGTCCATGCCTCCTGTCAGCGGCACTGACTCCTAGAATGATATGATGAGCTACGCTAGGGATCCCATTAtttggccgagcggaggagtcGCTCAGCCAGTATTTCCCGTCTGATCGCTCAAGATTGTTCTTCTCTATGGTTGCTCGACTCAGTAGGTCATTCCTCGCCAGGTCAGACAAGCGGTATGGTTGGACTAGCTTTCATTTTCTCACAGTTGTGAGCATCTGATGACCTCTCTATAGTTGTCCCGATCGAATGAGTGATCTGCTTAGATGAGTCTCCGGACCAATCAGACCCTTCAGGGCGAGTTCAAATCTTCTTACCTGTATCCATATCCCATGTCCCCGTGCCCCCATATCCCCTTGCCGATCGAACGTATGTGGTAACCTCACGATGTGCACCACATCCTTAAAATGTGATATGATTCGTCTGATCAATGAGTGAGACAGAGGAGATACGGGATTCGGGGATAGAAGATTCGAACTACTTCAGACCTACTATGCCCATTGCCACTCGTTCAGCCGACTTTGGTGAATCAGCAATTTTTTACTTTTGACTTTCTTAATTTTGACCTCCACGTTGATTGTTATTCCTATCTTTACCTCATATCTAATGGATTCTCTTTACCACCACAGAAGGACATAATAAGTTTTTTTAACTAAcattaaacttttcaaaaaaaaattgatttatttacTTCTCACCGTGTTGTTTGGAcggtaaagtagagaaaaatctccaatcataacttgaattttacatgcaatccccacttataaaaaactttgttttccctccctgcatgcaaagttttatttgcttcacCTCCTTTATAcaaatattgtgacctaattgcccctcaaattttttaggtacaaatggTCCAAAAAAGAGTATAATTCCTTTTAAATTCAGCATTTTACATTAgcatcgagtatattttctattaaattgagcatattTTTTTCCCTGTTTCCTAaaccctaaaaataaatataattcctattaaatttagcattttaaactagaatcgaatatattttctattaaattgagtacgatgtttttcctatttaatataattcctcctaaatttagtaccatttgaaaaaaatctagtatattttttattcaattgagtatcatttaaagaaaatctagtatatttttcatccaattgagtaccatttaaagaaaaactagtatatttttcatccaatcgaggtagaaaaagaatcgtactcaatttgatagaaaatatactagattctagtttaatgtgatgaatttaagaggatttatacttatttttagattttttatacttaaaatatcagggacaattaggtaaatatattaGACTAGAgagtgaaaataatttttttttcccaatgaaaaatacatgtaaaattatatttatcaatgaGGATTTCATGCAAATTTACCCTTGTTTAGAGGATGATTAGGCATCGATTCCAAGTCAAGGGCCTGTCAATATTCTCATTTATTTGCTGCCCATTGTgtcttttctgtttttttttttaataattcatgtATTCAGTGAACCGGTGACTGATTCAATTCACAGAAATTTTTATCGGTTATCATAAATCCGGGAAATATCAAATGACTTGACAATTGCAATTGAAGGGGAGCCAATTGATTAGGGAGGTGAATTTGGATAGATtggacttggatcgattgaaaaAACATGTATGAAAAATCTCAATTCGAATTTCAATTTGACCTGCACTTGAATAcaattcaaaaattttaaattcaaatccGATTAATCCGACTCGAATAACTTAAATAATCCAATTAtattttttaactatttttttataatttttaattttctcgaGATGGATACAATCATCACAAGAAAGATCTGGAATTTAAATTTTAACATAACTAAAGTAAATACCTCTTATATATATCAGTCATTATTTCAAAGATTaatagtcatccatgatttatctATTTCATATTGGTCTCGTGATAAATcggataaattattattattattattattatatatatatatatatatatatataaaatgcacatagaacttattaaattttaaaataaaatttaatttaatctaataaaaTCTACTAAAATATAACTTCAGATCAACCCGATCAATCGAACCCCCATCTAAAAATCTCAAATCTAAACATTTTCAATCCGAACCTTAAACCCGTCAGTCTGATTTCTTCAGATCACATCGGATCCAATTTAACAAGCCTACTATTGACCGGTTTAGACACGGTTCTTTTTATACGAATAAAGTGGAATTTGGAGTTGGAATGTTCATTGAACGAATATTCTAAGGTGAAATATTTTATTCTGTTAAGCTAAACGATTCATATAGGTCATTCGGGTTGACAAGAAATGGCAGATGTCCCGAATTGACTAGGCGAGTAAGTCGGTTAAAATTGACTAGGTAAGTCAATCAAACGGCACAAAATAGATAATTAATGGGTTGAACAGTCAAACCAATTGAATTAATTGAGTTAGACAGGTCCAATGAACCGTATGAGTTCAAATTTAATCAAACCAGCTGAAATTACATGAAcatcataaaatttaaaatttgattcgaCTTGACTTGTCTACAATCCTATGATAGGTAAAAGAGCACATAAATTTTATTGCATAAAATCGATGCTGGAATTCATGAAGTCTAGGATAGTTATTTAAGTTTAGAAATTAATCATTCTGTCAGAAATCTAGGACGTGACTAGGTGAAAGAAATAAGAGTCAATTAATCGGTTTAAGCCgagttaaattttatattatttt is drawn from Zingiber officinale cultivar Zhangliang chromosome 1B, Zo_v1.1, whole genome shotgun sequence and contains these coding sequences:
- the LOC122050929 gene encoding protein SRC2-like, producing the protein MAYRPLEITLISAKGLKDVNLITKMAVYAIVSLSSDSRARLRTPPDREGGRHPTWNSTLRFTVPADADLARTDFFRILLRTERALGDRDVGEVRVPLSELLSGAGDGPRPVQFLSYQVRKTTSGKPKGVLNFSYKLGERIGAPAAPAPPTGYPPQTTTYPHPPQPAPKADEPVMAYPVGTSYGAYPPPYPPPVGYQQPHPYGQQRPYGQPPAGYGYGTAQPQPPRKNRMGLGLGAGLLGGALGGLLIGDMVSDAAAYDTGYDAGFDDGGSFDF